The Patescibacteria group bacterium genomic sequence CCGGCGGCTCGCCTATTGTTGCTGAAATTGCCCAATCTCTTGGCATTGTCACCATTGGCGTGGTGACTTTGCCTTTTTCGTTTGAAGGCAAAGAAAGGCAAGAGGTTGCCCAAGCAAGCCACTTGCTTTTAAAAGAAAGAGTTGACGCTTTGGTCACGGTTCCCAATGACAGAATTTTCAACATTATTGATGTTAATACCTCTTTGAAAAAAGCTTTTTGGGAGATTGACGAAATTTTGCGCGAAGGCATTCAGGCAATCTATGATTTAATTATGAAGCCGGGATTGATTAATGTTGACTTCGCTGATTTGAAAACAATCATTAAAAATTCCGGAGAATCGCTTTTGGGCATCGGGGTTGCTTCGGGCAAGGATCGGGCGGAAAAAGCTGCCGCTCAAGCAATCCAATCTCCTTTATTAGATATTACCATTGATGACGCTAAAGGCGTTTTGTTTAATATCTCTGCCCGGGGCAGTTTGAATATGGTTGAGGTTCAGCAAGCGGCTAAAACTATCACTAATTCAATTTCTGAAAACGCCCGGGTTATTTTTGGCGCCAACTTTGACCATCGTCTGCCGAAAAATAAATTAAAGATTGTTGTTGTTGCCACCGGCTTTAACCGGTTTCAAGAAGCTTCAACTCTGCCCTTTGACCGTGAATCGGCAGAATCAACCGCAGAAGAAGAAACCAGTTTGTTGACCCGCGATGTTTTAAAAGAAAAAATTGAGCCGTTTGAATCTTTGGAAGAAGAGCCGGCCTTTTTAAGAAGATTGAAAAAATCTTAAACCCCAATCTCAAGCTGTCTCACCGGCGGTACCGCCGGAGTGAACTTGATTTACTGACTTTCTTGACAAACAGAGATTCTCTGCGATACTAACAATGTCTTCAGGCGAAAGGCTTTGGCCCAGAACCCGAAGACACTGGAGAACTCCGCTTTTGCGGAGTTTTCCATTTTTATGCTTAAACCAGACATCGGATGTCCTAGAGATATAGGATAAAAACCTAACCAAACTCTCGGTTTAAACAACCGAGAGTTTTTGTTTATTCCCAACCCTTGACAAAACCCAGAGAGAGAGATACTAAGAGCAGTTCTTAAAAATTTCAAAAGAAAGGAGGTGTCTTCTATGAGAGCAATTGGTCGTAAGGTTTTCGCTAAATATGTTGCCACACGCGTCTATTCCGGTAAATGGAACAAGGGTCGCGGCGGGCCGTATCCTTGGCGTAAAGCCTGATCTCGGTGGATGATCAAAAGAGGCTGGCTGATTGCCAGCCTCCTATTTTAACCGCACTTTCAAAACCAACTCAATCTGTAGAAAGGATAATGATATGCAAGCGCTGCAACCGATTATCAAGCCCGTTTCTCTCAGCTGTAATCTCGGATGCGATTACTGTTACTATGGTCCGCCACGCAAAGAAGACTTTCGTGTTATTCTTGGCGATTCTGTTGACAAATTCAATGTTATGTCCGAAGAAACGCTTGGGGCATTGATTGCAGCCTTCGCCGGAACGCGACGACCAGTGAACTTTATGTGGCATGGCGGCGAGCCATTGATTGCTGGATTGAAATTTTTCCAGAGAGCAGTAGAAATTCAGCGTCAGGTTTTCAAGAGACGTCGTCAGTCAGCAAACACTGTTCAAACTAATGGACTATTGGTCGACGAAAACTGGGCTAGATTCTTTATGGAAAACCACTTCCATGTCGGCACCAGTTTAGATGGTACGGCAGCTATGCACGATGTCTTTCGCGTGGATCGTAGCGGCCGCGGATCAGCAGATAAAGTCATCAAAGCGATCAAACTAATGGTTGAGTATGGAATTGATGTGAATGTTATTTCAACCATCACCAAGGCGAATGTCGGTCACGCGGCTGAAGTCTACGTCTTCCTGAGATCGCTCGGCGTGACCAAAATGAAGTTTTCTCACCTTCATGAGCGCGAACGCC encodes the following:
- a CDS encoding radical SAM protein, giving the protein MQALQPIIKPVSLSCNLGCDYCYYGPPRKEDFRVILGDSVDKFNVMSEETLGALIAAFAGTRRPVNFMWHGGEPLIAGLKFFQRAVEIQRQVFKRRRQSANTVQTNGLLVDENWARFFMENHFHVGTSLDGTAAMHDVFRVDRSGRGSADKVIKAIKLMVEYGIDVNVISTITKANVGHAAEVYVFLRSLGVTKMKFSHLHERERLGDRSEIAATPEEHATFMIALLDAWLEEDNPEVEISDLVSIIQVLSGGKDVDCIFAGVCERFLTIEYDGSVMWCDTIGKPSEIRIFGNVRDGLDSIVVSRGYRKFQDQFQRLHRKTSKQPWYPFITLGCLGDYPEMPFGAKNPQNTYAESWMSIISAVADRLEANNFRIINDPRKISSR
- the ftsZ gene encoding cell division protein FtsZ, which encodes MPKKSKIKKQKKPKAKRVIKKKPAEAKSTVKDKVKTSFKVLPASRKDFSMPKMKLVGIGGAGGNALTRIQGIVRGLETIALNTDAQDLQNTKASKKIQIGRQITRGRGSGMNPEIGQKAVEESKEQIAKALEGAELVFITCGLGGGTGSGGSPIVAEIAQSLGIVTIGVVTLPFSFEGKERQEVAQASHLLLKERVDALVTVPNDRIFNIIDVNTSLKKAFWEIDEILREGIQAIYDLIMKPGLINVDFADLKTIIKNSGESLLGIGVASGKDRAEKAAAQAIQSPLLDITIDDAKGVLFNISARGSLNMVEVQQAAKTITNSISENARVIFGANFDHRLPKNKLKIVVVATGFNRFQEASTLPFDRESAESTAEEETSLLTRDVLKEKIEPFESLEEEPAFLRRLKKS